The genomic region AAATGGTGCAGAGCCTATTACCTATTTTGATACTAAAAAATATAAAACTAAATTTGCGTGTGAATTAAAAAATTATGACCCAAATATTTTTTTTAGTAAAAAAGAACAAAAAAAATTGGATCCTTGTGCACAATATGGAATTTTAGCATCCTCTGAAGCCGTAAAAAATAGTGGAATTAATTTTTCAAAAGAAAAAAGGGAACGTATTGGAGTTATTTGGTCTTCTGGAATTGGAGGTCTTCTCAATTTAGAAGAATCAATTTCTGATTATGTAAATGGAGGAAGATTTCCTAAATTTAGTCCTTTTTTTATTCCTAAAATGTTAATAGATATTACTGCTGGATTTATTTCTATGAAATATGGACTTCATGGACCTAATTATGCTACTGTATCCGCTTGTGCTTCTTCTTCTAATGCAATTGTAGATGCCTATCATTTAATATGTTTAGGAAAAGCAGATATTATGGTAACTGGTGGTTCTGAGGCAGCAATTACACAAAGTGGAGTCGGTGGGTTTAATGCCTTACATGCATTATCTACTAGAAATGAGGATTATAAAACTGCATCACGTCCTTTTGATAAAGATAGGGATGGTTTTGTTTTGGGTGAAGGAGCAGGATGTCTAATATTGGAAGAATATAAACATGCTAAAAATAGAAATGCTAATATATATGCTGAAATAGGTGGAGTGGGTATGTCTGGAGATGCATATCATATTACAGCTCCTCATCCAGAAGGAAAAGGGATTATTATTGCTATGAAAGCAGCTATAAAAGATGCGGAAATTGAATATCAAGAAGTTAATCATATTAATTCTCATGGAACTTCTACTATTTTAGGAGATCTCGCAGAAGTAAAAGCTATTCAAAAAGTTTTTCATAAAAATATATATAACATTAATATTAATTCTACTAAATCTATGACAGGCCATTTATTAGGTGCGGCTGGTTCTATAGAAGCTATTGCTTCTATACTTCCTTTAAAGGAAAAAATTATACCTCCAACTATAAATTTATTTCAAATAGATAAAAAAATAGATTCTAAAATTAATTTTACTCCAAATAATGCAATAAAAAAAGAAATTAAAATTAGTATATGCAATACTTTTGGTTTTGGAGGACATAACGTTTGTATTTTATTTAAAAAAATAGATGTTAAAAGATGAAGATTCTATTTTAGTTAGTAAATTAAAAAAAATATTAGGATTTTGTCCCAAAAGAATAAGTTATTTAAAAGAAGTATTTATATATAGCTTTTCTACAAAGAAAAAAAATAAAAATTATTATATAGATTTTCAAAGATTAGAATTTTTAGGAGATGCCGTATTGAATTCTATTATTTCCCATTTTTTATATGAAAAACTTCCTGAAAAAAAAGAAGGTGAGTTAACTCAAGTACGATCTAAAATTGTATGTAGGAAAAATTTAAATGAAATTTTTAAAAAACTAACGTTAACAGAAATTTTTTTTAAAAAAAATAAATCAATGATATCTGATAATATGTTTGGAAATGCACTTGAATCTTTAATAGGTTTTATTTATTTAGAAATTGGATATCAGGGTTGTCAAAATTTTGTGTATAAAAAAATATTACATTTTCATGTAAATATTATGAAATTACAGAAGGAAATTTTTAGTTATAAAGTATGGATTATAGAATGGTCTCAAAAAAATAAATTTTTGATAAATTTTAATACTTTTAAAGAAGAAAAAAATAAAAATATAATTACTTATTTATCGGAATTTTACATATCTGAATATGAAATTCAAACAGTAGGAAGAGGCCCATCCAAAAAAAAATCAGAAGAACTTGCAGCAAAAAAAGCTTATTTTCTTATTCAAAAAAAGTATAAAAAAAATATTTGATATTT from Blattabacterium sp. (Cryptocercus punctulatus) str. Cpu harbors:
- the fabF gene encoding beta-ketoacyl-ACP synthase II; the protein is MKKLKRVVVTGLGSITPIGNNLEEYWTSLINGKNGAEPITYFDTKKYKTKFACELKNYDPNIFFSKKEQKKLDPCAQYGILASSEAVKNSGINFSKEKRERIGVIWSSGIGGLLNLEESISDYVNGGRFPKFSPFFIPKMLIDITAGFISMKYGLHGPNYATVSACASSSNAIVDAYHLICLGKADIMVTGGSEAAITQSGVGGFNALHALSTRNEDYKTASRPFDKDRDGFVLGEGAGCLILEEYKHAKNRNANIYAEIGGVGMSGDAYHITAPHPEGKGIIIAMKAAIKDAEIEYQEVNHINSHGTSTILGDLAEVKAIQKVFHKNIYNININSTKSMTGHLLGAAGSIEAIASILPLKEKIIPPTINLFQIDKKIDSKINFTPNNAIKKEIKISICNTFGFGGHNVCILFKKIDVKR
- a CDS encoding ribonuclease III family protein, with protein sequence MLKDEDSILVSKLKKILGFCPKRISYLKEVFIYSFSTKKKNKNYYIDFQRLEFLGDAVLNSIISHFLYEKLPEKKEGELTQVRSKIVCRKNLNEIFKKLTLTEIFFKKNKSMISDNMFGNALESLIGFIYLEIGYQGCQNFVYKKILHFHVNIMKLQKEIFSYKVWIIEWSQKNKFLINFNTFKEEKNKNIITYLSEFYISEYEIQTVGRGPSKKKSEELAAKKAYFLIQKKYKKNI